One window of Phycisphaeraceae bacterium genomic DNA carries:
- a CDS encoding TraR/DksA family transcriptional regulator, which yields MAKKSSPPKKSVAKAAPKAKKPPAKKAKAPPAKSAPPAKAAPKASAKAAPAKSATSKAVPAKSAAAKPAAKPSAKAAAKVAPPTAKAPVAGGGAAPGRKGITIVTPKPQKRPSSAKSVSKYPSLGGSLLGPGSPARKPLIPSGPTQAKQVSLGDGADLTGKKSPFNKKELARFRALLMQKRGELIGDVKNMEQEALRGNAGSLSNLPQHMADQGSDAYDQALALDLAAVDRRLIKEIDDAIMRIDNGTYGLCELTGKPIRLERLDEIPWARHSIEAAREIERRTGRS from the coding sequence GTGGCGAAGAAGTCCTCACCCCCGAAAAAGTCCGTAGCGAAGGCCGCTCCGAAGGCCAAGAAGCCACCTGCAAAGAAGGCGAAGGCCCCTCCGGCGAAGTCCGCTCCGCCAGCCAAGGCAGCTCCGAAGGCCTCGGCCAAAGCCGCTCCCGCAAAGTCGGCAACGTCGAAAGCTGTACCCGCAAAGAGTGCCGCTGCGAAGCCTGCGGCAAAGCCCTCAGCAAAGGCCGCTGCAAAGGTGGCTCCTCCGACGGCGAAAGCACCAGTCGCGGGGGGGGGGGCTGCTCCCGGACGGAAGGGCATCACAATCGTCACTCCTAAGCCCCAGAAGCGTCCTTCGAGTGCCAAGTCGGTCTCCAAGTACCCATCTCTCGGGGGGAGTCTGCTCGGTCCCGGATCTCCGGCCCGAAAGCCGCTCATTCCCTCCGGACCCACTCAGGCGAAGCAGGTCTCTTTGGGCGATGGTGCCGATCTCACCGGCAAGAAGAGCCCGTTCAACAAGAAAGAACTCGCTCGGTTCCGTGCGCTCCTGATGCAGAAGCGGGGTGAACTGATCGGTGATGTCAAGAACATGGAGCAGGAAGCGCTCCGTGGCAACGCCGGGTCTCTTTCGAACCTTCCCCAGCACATGGCAGATCAGGGTTCAGACGCGTATGACCAGGCACTCGCGCTTGATCTTGCCGCGGTTGATCGGCGTCTGATCAAAGAGATCGACGACGCAATCATGCGGATCGATAATGGCACGTACGGGCTTTGCGAGCTCACCGGCAAGCCGATCCGTCTGGAGCGGCTCGATGAGATTCCGTGGGCGCGGCACTCGATCGAGGCGGCTCGCGAGATCGAGCGGCGTACGGGCAGATCGTGA
- a CDS encoding signal peptidase II, translating into MNRSSAQHQTDHEASPAAWRSRAAWLVLLLVTVLGLVIDLASKSLAFQHLGPAPVLIERDHVIQTRDLGSLIPPGSRREVIPGLFDLTLVLNPGAVFGMGAGKRMYFILFTIGAVAFALWMFATWTTVRDRASHVAIGLILAGGLGNLYDRLVYACVRDFLHPLPSVMLPFGWSWPWGGREVWPYVSNIADLWLLVGIAILMVQMLRAGPHEAASQGHPHSPAKH; encoded by the coding sequence GTGAATCGTTCGTCTGCACAGCATCAAACGGATCACGAAGCGTCGCCTGCCGCGTGGCGCTCGCGAGCCGCATGGCTTGTGCTGCTCCTGGTCACCGTGCTCGGTCTTGTCATCGATCTCGCGTCGAAGTCGCTTGCATTTCAGCATCTAGGGCCTGCTCCCGTGCTGATAGAGCGGGACCACGTCATTCAGACGCGGGACCTTGGCTCGTTGATCCCGCCGGGCTCGCGTCGTGAGGTGATCCCCGGCCTCTTTGATCTGACTCTCGTTCTGAATCCTGGCGCGGTCTTCGGCATGGGCGCAGGCAAAAGAATGTACTTCATTCTCTTCACCATCGGCGCGGTCGCCTTCGCTTTATGGATGTTCGCGACATGGACGACCGTCAGAGATCGCGCTTCACATGTCGCGATCGGGCTGATCTTGGCAGGTGGGCTTGGCAATCTCTACGACAGACTCGTCTACGCCTGCGTGAGGGACTTTTTGCACCCGCTGCCCAGCGTCATGCTCCCCTTCGGATGGTCATGGCCGTGGGGGGGACGAGAAGTATGGCCGTACGTTTCGAATATAGCGGATCTATGGCTCTTGGTGGGGATCGCAATCCTGATGGTCCAGATGCTTCGAGCGGGGCCGCATGAGGCGGCATCGCAAGGACACCCGCACTCACCCGCCAAACACTGA